A stretch of Bradyrhizobium sp. AZCC 2262 DNA encodes these proteins:
- a CDS encoding outer membrane protein assembly factor BamB family protein, whose amino-acid sequence MKIHAATVVLLIWFCFPAAAQQTGAALYAQRCVQCHDSSNKDIRAPSRTVLKSKSFDEVLSAITTGTMASFAQGLTNDERTAIASLVTGKVAEAPHATADKSGQCAQNEAGFPQAIDGPQWNGWGADLNNSRFQLAAMAGIAPDQVSRLRLKWAFGFPLTTNANAQPTVVGGLLFVGGGDSKVRALDAKSGCTRWALPTEAAVRTAISFAPLDNDQFAIFFGDVRANVYAVNAMTGALIWKSKVDDHPAARVTGSPTVYSGVVYVGVSSIEEVTGSRPTYQCCTFRGSVVALKAETGAQIWKAYTIPEAPHPTKSNAIGTQLFGPAGASVWSAPTIDVQRKALYVATSNSYSDPATDTSDAILAFDLATGRMIWHQQATPMDSFVVACLGTDQTNCPEDRGPDHDFGQSPILVSLRNGQRELVIGQKSGVVHALDPDQEGKILWQTRIGKGGPLGGTEWGSAADQDRIYVANSDVRFLRDGTRRLDSNEGGGLFALDLATGKIAFQVAPVACGDRSQCSPALSAAITLIPGVVFSGGVSGYLRAYATDDARLLWEIDTARDYTTVNGVLAHGGAMDGPGPIVVNGMLYVNSGYSQWGGLPGNVLLAFEVGNP is encoded by the coding sequence ATGAAAATACACGCCGCGACAGTCGTCCTGTTGATCTGGTTTTGCTTCCCGGCGGCAGCGCAGCAGACCGGCGCGGCCCTCTATGCCCAACGCTGCGTGCAGTGTCACGACAGCAGCAACAAGGACATTCGTGCGCCGAGCCGCACCGTGCTGAAGTCAAAGTCGTTCGATGAGGTTCTGAGCGCGATCACCACGGGCACGATGGCATCCTTCGCACAAGGGCTGACCAATGACGAGCGGACGGCCATTGCCTCACTCGTCACCGGAAAGGTCGCGGAAGCCCCGCATGCGACGGCCGACAAGAGTGGGCAATGCGCGCAGAACGAGGCCGGCTTTCCGCAAGCGATCGACGGGCCGCAGTGGAACGGCTGGGGCGCGGATCTCAACAACAGCCGGTTTCAACTGGCCGCGATGGCTGGCATTGCTCCGGACCAGGTCTCCCGACTGCGTCTGAAATGGGCGTTCGGATTTCCCCTCACAACCAACGCCAACGCTCAGCCAACCGTTGTTGGCGGCTTGCTGTTTGTTGGTGGCGGCGACAGCAAGGTGCGCGCCCTTGACGCAAAAAGCGGATGCACCCGATGGGCGCTTCCAACCGAGGCGGCGGTCCGAACCGCCATCAGTTTTGCTCCGCTGGATAACGATCAGTTTGCCATCTTCTTTGGCGATGTGCGCGCCAACGTCTACGCCGTAAATGCGATGACGGGCGCACTGATCTGGAAGAGCAAGGTCGACGATCATCCAGCGGCCCGAGTCACTGGTTCACCAACCGTCTATTCCGGCGTTGTCTATGTGGGGGTTTCATCGATCGAGGAGGTCACGGGGTCTCGCCCCACCTACCAATGCTGCACGTTTCGCGGCAGCGTCGTCGCGCTGAAAGCCGAGACCGGCGCGCAGATCTGGAAGGCCTATACCATCCCCGAAGCGCCGCATCCCACAAAGTCGAATGCCATCGGAACCCAGCTCTTTGGTCCGGCCGGAGCGTCGGTATGGTCCGCACCGACGATCGATGTTCAGCGCAAGGCGCTCTATGTCGCGACTTCGAACAGCTATTCCGACCCGGCAACAGACACCAGCGATGCCATCCTCGCGTTTGATCTTGCGACCGGCCGGATGATTTGGCATCAGCAGGCCACGCCAATGGACAGCTTCGTCGTTGCCTGTTTAGGCACCGACCAGACCAATTGTCCGGAAGACCGCGGCCCCGATCACGACTTTGGCCAATCGCCCATCTTGGTGAGCTTACGCAACGGACAACGCGAGCTGGTCATTGGCCAGAAATCCGGCGTGGTCCATGCGCTGGATCCCGACCAAGAGGGCAAGATCCTGTGGCAGACGCGGATCGGCAAGGGTGGCCCGTTGGGAGGGACCGAGTGGGGCTCCGCCGCGGACCAGGACCGAATCTATGTCGCCAACTCGGACGTGCGGTTTCTTCGCGACGGCACGAGGCGTCTTGATTCAAACGAAGGTGGAGGCCTGTTCGCACTGGATCTTGCGACCGGGAAAATCGCGTTTCAGGTGGCGCCGGTTGCATGCGGCGACCGCAGCCAGTGCAGCCCTGCCCTCTCCGCAGCGATCACCCTCATTCCCGGTGTCGTCTTCTCGGGCGGGGTCAGCGGCTATTTGCGCGCCTATGCGACCGACGACGCACGGCTGCTTTGGGAGATCGACACCGCGCGCGACTACACCACGGTGAATGGCGTTTTGGCCCATGGTGGTGCCATGGACGGACCCGGGCCGATCGTCGTCAATGGCATGCTGTACGTCAATTCTGGCTACTCGCAATGGGGCGGTCTGCCCGGCAACGTTCTGCTGGCATTCGAGGTCGGCAATCCTTGA
- a CDS encoding SAM-dependent methyltransferase encodes MFGAYRDEQANYSTCVFPRFAFSRPYEAEYVLLKPKEGMRVLDLGCGSGAAAYYLASRRDIEIVCVTNSSVQADICRRKFAKLGGRGQVIVTDFDSLDLPSESFDAIYALESIGYTKNLDAWLVRCWQMLKPGGSLLIRSPGSLDHCRRKEDYLSVTVFFDNWRYNFVGANLLVYKMRRLGFEAIRYRRLPFWAWGLTWNFIQHLVLWKYRLKMRTFVELERIIWRTSKVFVFGNPYNTVLATKPEAASCSRQTLASSEALDGVAETDR; translated from the coding sequence GTGTTCGGCGCGTATCGCGACGAGCAAGCGAACTACAGCACGTGCGTTTTTCCCCGCTTCGCGTTTTCGCGTCCCTACGAAGCCGAATACGTTCTTTTGAAGCCGAAGGAAGGGATGCGGGTGTTGGATCTCGGGTGCGGATCTGGCGCGGCGGCCTACTACCTCGCCAGCCGACGAGATATCGAAATTGTGTGCGTGACCAATTCATCCGTACAGGCGGACATCTGCCGGCGAAAATTTGCAAAACTGGGTGGGCGCGGACAGGTGATCGTCACCGACTTCGACAGCCTCGATCTCCCGAGTGAGAGTTTTGACGCCATCTATGCGCTCGAATCGATCGGCTACACCAAAAACTTGGACGCTTGGCTGGTGCGCTGCTGGCAGATGCTCAAGCCGGGAGGAAGCCTGCTAATCCGCTCACCAGGGTCGTTGGATCATTGTCGGCGTAAGGAGGATTACCTCAGCGTCACCGTCTTCTTCGACAACTGGCGCTACAATTTTGTCGGCGCCAATCTTCTCGTCTACAAGATGCGCAGACTGGGCTTCGAGGCGATCCGTTATCGGCGACTGCCATTCTGGGCCTGGGGCCTCACGTGGAACTTCATTCAACACTTGGTGTTGTGGAAGTACCGGCTAAAGATGCGGACATTCGTGGAATTGGAGCGAATTATTTGGCGCACTTCGAAGGTATTTGTCTTCGGCAACCCGTACAACACGGTGCTGGCTACCAAGCCCGAGGCAGCATCTTGCTCCCGGCAGACTCTTGCATCCTCAGAAGCATTGGATGGTGTTGCCGAGACTGACCGCTAA
- a CDS encoding DinB family protein, producing MITQEHFKLLAAYNRWANARLYAAALDLSELSYRLHTGVYFGSLHGTPNHLLLTDRLWLKRLTGEGDLPNDLNAILYEDRIELTKARIAEDNRMVEVTGKYDETALRGLHSYRTTSGMPQSQVLADILLHLFNHQTHHRGQAHACLSILTGGEPPSLDLLAFQKGGAAPNLEKLIASNPADCERDKVHDDRRGPKARSQRDSP from the coding sequence ATGATCACCCAAGAGCACTTCAAACTGCTTGCTGCTTACAACCGTTGGGCTAACGCCCGACTTTACGCGGCAGCTCTTGACCTATCAGAACTGTCATACCGCCTTCACACCGGTGTCTACTTCGGTAGCCTCCACGGAACACCGAATCATCTACTGCTGACCGACAGGCTTTGGTTGAAACGATTGACCGGTGAAGGCGACCTTCCAAACGATCTTAATGCAATCTTGTATGAAGACCGCATCGAACTAACCAAGGCTCGTATCGCAGAAGACAATCGGATGGTCGAGGTCACCGGAAAGTACGATGAAACAGCACTGAGAGGTCTTCACAGTTACAGAACCACATCCGGAATGCCACAGTCACAGGTTCTCGCGGATATTCTGCTGCATCTATTCAATCATCAAACTCATCATCGCGGCCAAGCGCATGCCTGTCTCTCCATCCTTACTGGTGGTGAGCCGCCGTCGTTGGACTTGTTGGCCTTTCAAAAAGGCGGCGCAGCGCCAAACCTCGAAAAACTAATTGCCAGCAACCCAGCAGATTGCGAGAGAGATAAAGTGCACGATGACCGCCGTGGTCCGAAGGCGCGCTCGCAAAGGGATTCGCCCTAG
- a CDS encoding adenylate/guanylate cyclase domain-containing protein, producing MTATILVVDDEPDLEALVLQKFRKQIREGKVAFVFAHDGIEALQAIVDHPHVDMVVSDINMPRMDGLSLLQKLQEADEKKSTIIVSAYGDMSNIRTAMNCGAFDFLTKPIDFGDLELTIDKTIRHVDMMRDARHRQAEAERAQASLSRYFSPQIASRLAAVGDSNGMEVHRREVAVIFTDITGFTSLVEIAVPEVLGTLLGEYVGGMTDVVFAHEGTVAKIIGDAIQILFNAPGDQPDYATRAIDCAHDLDIWAQAFRERWKAQGVDFGATRIGVHAGPALVGNFGGSRFFDYTAYGDTINIAARLEAANKFLGTRICVSATVAEGTENFKGRPVGDLVLRGRSEPLRAYEPLSVAIFQEPATTQYCAAFAKLKAGDAAAMPAFAALVGLHADDALAGFHLRRLLNGGKGARMQLE from the coding sequence ATGACCGCTACCATCCTTGTCGTCGACGACGAGCCCGATCTTGAGGCGCTGGTGCTGCAGAAATTCCGCAAGCAGATCCGCGAGGGTAAGGTTGCATTCGTGTTCGCCCATGACGGCATCGAAGCGCTGCAGGCGATCGTGGATCATCCCCATGTCGACATGGTGGTGTCCGACATCAACATGCCCAGGATGGACGGCCTCTCGCTGCTGCAAAAGCTACAGGAGGCCGACGAGAAAAAATCGACCATCATTGTGTCGGCCTATGGCGATATGAGCAATATCCGCACCGCGATGAATTGCGGCGCATTCGATTTTCTGACCAAGCCGATCGATTTCGGCGATCTCGAACTGACCATCGACAAGACGATCCGCCATGTCGATATGATGCGCGACGCGCGACACCGCCAGGCCGAGGCCGAGCGGGCGCAAGCCTCGCTCTCGCGGTATTTTTCGCCGCAGATCGCGAGCCGCCTTGCGGCCGTTGGCGACAGTAACGGCATGGAAGTACACCGCCGCGAAGTCGCAGTGATTTTCACCGACATCACCGGTTTTACGTCGCTGGTGGAAATCGCCGTACCAGAGGTGCTGGGGACATTGCTCGGCGAGTATGTCGGCGGCATGACCGACGTCGTGTTCGCGCATGAAGGGACGGTCGCAAAGATCATCGGCGACGCGATCCAGATTCTGTTCAACGCGCCCGGCGACCAGCCCGATTACGCCACCCGCGCGATCGATTGCGCGCACGATCTCGATATCTGGGCACAGGCGTTTCGCGAACGCTGGAAAGCGCAAGGGGTAGATTTCGGCGCGACCCGGATCGGCGTACACGCGGGTCCTGCGCTGGTCGGCAATTTCGGCGGCAGCCGGTTTTTCGATTACACCGCCTATGGCGACACCATCAACATCGCGGCGCGGCTGGAGGCCGCCAACAAATTTCTGGGCACGCGCATTTGCGTCAGTGCCACGGTCGCCGAAGGCACCGAGAATTTCAAGGGACGGCCGGTCGGCGATCTGGTGCTGCGCGGCCGCAGCGAACCGCTTAGGGCTTATGAACCACTGTCGGTAGCAATTTTTCAAGAACCTGCGACAACGCAATACTGCGCTGCCTTCGCCAAGCTGAAAGCCGGAGACGCGGCGGCGATGCCGGCCTTCGCAGCGCTTGTCGGCCTGCATGCCGACGATGCGTTGGCTGGCTTTCACCTGAGACGGTTGCTCAATGGTGGCAAAGGCGCCCGCATGCAATTGGAATAG
- a CDS encoding response regulator, with the protein MSAYILVVDDEPDVEALFRQQFRRDIKFGRFTMEFAMSAQAALARAASVADPPLVLILSDINMPGMSGLEMLPKVRAERPDVPVIMITAYGDTETRRKAVEQGAVALLTKPIDFAVLRHEIDTRLGQAA; encoded by the coding sequence TTGAGCGCTTACATCCTCGTAGTTGATGACGAGCCCGACGTCGAAGCCCTGTTTCGTCAGCAGTTCCGGCGCGACATCAAATTTGGGCGGTTTACGATGGAATTTGCCATGTCCGCCCAGGCGGCCCTGGCCCGCGCCGCCAGCGTCGCAGACCCCCCACTTGTCCTGATCCTCTCCGACATCAACATGCCCGGCATGAGCGGGCTGGAAATGCTGCCGAAAGTACGCGCAGAGCGGCCGGACGTTCCTGTCATCATGATAACGGCCTATGGCGATACGGAAACACGGCGTAAGGCGGTTGAGCAGGGCGCCGTTGCTCTTTTGACAAAACCGATAGATTTCGCAGTGCTGCGGCACGAGATCGATACCAGGCTGGGGCAGGCGGCATGA
- a CDS encoding sensor histidine kinase, with the protein MSEIDRLRVENQRLSDEVKRLVTTESQLYEIQEHLDGQMKAYRQLYELGKKFNTTVDLTTILQLAAQFVLYELNFERCIFLLKQPGSNIFSIETMDGYYDDAESASVARLVLPTASLALAPLYAGVDRVLCLPDCRRSELTSLRRPIGMDEYVILPFGGEPKNPIRLLVAGNTAGRAPYQSRVIQDGEALLGLANLVSQASTAINNASFYQALEWERQSLEEKVRERTRELSRSLEELRAAQDRLIQTEKLASLGQLTAGIAHEIKNPLNFINNFSALSSELIDELNDVLMPAALDDKMREEIDELTHMLKGNLEKVVQHGRRADSIVKNMLLHSREGLGEQRQADINAIVEESLNLAYHGARAEKSGFNITLRRDFDPTAGLIDVFPQEITRVFLNLISNGFYAATKRKQAGDEAFEPTLSATTKSLGNKVEIRIRDNGTGIPLEVKEKMFDPFFTTKPAGEGTGLGLSMSHDIVVKLHGGKIDVVTEPGAFTEFIITLPRAAVAKASTGGAS; encoded by the coding sequence GTGAGTGAGATTGATCGGCTTCGAGTCGAAAACCAGCGCCTCTCGGATGAGGTCAAGCGCCTGGTGACAACCGAGAGTCAGCTCTACGAAATCCAAGAGCATCTCGACGGCCAGATGAAAGCATATCGCCAGCTCTACGAGCTTGGTAAGAAGTTCAACACAACCGTCGACCTTACTACGATCCTGCAGCTGGCCGCCCAATTCGTTTTATACGAACTCAATTTCGAGCGCTGCATCTTTCTTCTTAAGCAACCCGGCTCGAACATCTTCTCCATTGAGACGATGGATGGATACTATGACGATGCCGAGAGTGCCAGCGTTGCTAGGCTGGTACTACCCACAGCCTCATTGGCGCTCGCACCACTTTATGCCGGCGTTGATCGGGTGCTGTGTTTGCCCGATTGCCGTCGCAGCGAGCTGACCTCGCTGCGACGGCCCATCGGTATGGACGAGTACGTCATCTTGCCGTTCGGCGGAGAACCGAAGAACCCAATTCGCTTGCTAGTCGCGGGAAATACAGCGGGGCGAGCGCCTTATCAGTCGCGGGTTATCCAAGACGGTGAGGCCCTACTCGGGCTAGCCAACCTAGTAAGCCAAGCCTCTACCGCGATCAACAACGCAAGCTTCTACCAGGCGCTCGAATGGGAGCGGCAGTCTCTCGAAGAGAAGGTCCGAGAACGAACGCGGGAGCTCTCGCGCTCGCTGGAAGAATTGCGCGCTGCGCAGGATCGGCTCATCCAAACCGAAAAGCTTGCCTCGCTAGGCCAACTCACCGCCGGCATCGCCCACGAAATCAAGAACCCGCTTAATTTCATCAATAATTTCTCCGCGCTGTCGTCGGAACTGATCGACGAGCTCAATGACGTACTGATGCCCGCCGCGCTCGACGATAAGATGCGCGAAGAGATCGACGAGCTCACCCATATGCTGAAGGGCAATCTGGAAAAGGTAGTGCAACACGGCAGGCGGGCCGACTCGATCGTCAAGAACATGCTCTTGCATTCGCGCGAAGGCTTGGGCGAACAACGTCAAGCGGATATCAACGCTATCGTCGAGGAAAGCCTCAATCTCGCCTATCACGGCGCGCGCGCGGAAAAGTCCGGCTTCAACATCACGCTGCGGCGAGACTTTGATCCCACCGCAGGCTTGATCGACGTCTTCCCGCAGGAAATCACGCGGGTTTTTCTCAATTTGATCTCCAACGGATTTTACGCCGCCACCAAGCGAAAGCAGGCCGGCGACGAGGCGTTCGAGCCGACCCTGAGCGCGACGACAAAAAGCCTTGGCAACAAAGTAGAAATACGGATTCGCGATAACGGAACCGGCATTCCGCTAGAGGTGAAGGAAAAAATGTTCGACCCGTTCTTCACCACCAAGCCGGCCGGCGAGGGAACCGGGCTTGGCCTATCGATGAGCCACGACATTGTGGTAAAACTGCATGGCGGCAAGATCGACGTCGTAACTGAACCTGGCGCGTTTACCGAATTTATTATTACATTGCCGCGAGCAGCGGTGGCTAAAGCCAGTACTGGAGGCGCGAGTTGA
- a CDS encoding FIST signal transduction protein, which yields MGTNSGVGMSHHRNPKTAGREAAERALAAAGIDRPDFVFMFASVGYEQRALLDAVRAATGGAPLAGGSGGGIIAGAETDESNFSVAVMTISSDELNFKNTIASGLKADSEAAGRTIAQNLACEVQPDTLGLIMLGDGLTLNFDRFAAGLTSELRLDRHLPLFGGTSADNMEFKRTYQYCDDQITSDGVACILLSGSARLAWSVNHGCLPIGGERKVTRCSGNVIYEIDGMPVLEVLKEYLVGDEIDNWSKAVLSLCMAFKAPEQIKGYDDYLIRFMPTKDDKAGSITIPTEVEEGTSVWMSRRDHQKISAGVERIGEEIKSTLGNNAPKMVFQFDCIGRGKAVFRDQQKSQMLETLQQKIGPTVPWIGLYTYGEIGPIGGHDYFHNYTAVVLAVY from the coding sequence ATGGGCACGAATTCTGGGGTTGGGATGAGCCATCATCGCAACCCGAAGACAGCCGGGCGCGAGGCTGCCGAGAGAGCGTTGGCGGCCGCTGGGATCGACCGGCCCGACTTCGTTTTTATGTTTGCCTCTGTAGGATACGAACAGCGCGCTCTATTAGACGCCGTTCGCGCCGCCACCGGTGGCGCCCCACTCGCCGGCGGGTCTGGCGGGGGAATCATCGCAGGTGCCGAAACCGACGAGTCGAACTTCTCAGTAGCGGTGATGACCATCAGCTCCGACGAATTGAATTTCAAGAACACAATCGCCTCCGGCCTCAAGGCCGATTCAGAAGCCGCGGGAAGGACCATCGCCCAGAACTTGGCTTGCGAGGTGCAGCCTGACACGCTTGGGCTGATTATGCTCGGCGACGGGTTGACCCTGAATTTTGACCGTTTCGCTGCAGGCCTCACGAGTGAATTGCGGCTTGATCGTCATCTGCCTTTGTTTGGGGGTACGTCGGCCGATAACATGGAGTTTAAACGAACTTATCAATATTGCGACGATCAGATCACATCCGACGGTGTCGCCTGCATTCTGCTGTCGGGATCAGCTCGGCTTGCGTGGTCGGTTAACCACGGCTGCCTCCCCATCGGCGGCGAACGTAAGGTGACTCGCTGCTCCGGCAACGTCATCTACGAGATTGATGGTATGCCAGTTCTCGAAGTCCTAAAGGAATATCTCGTCGGTGATGAGATCGATAATTGGAGCAAGGCGGTCCTCAGTCTCTGCATGGCATTCAAAGCGCCCGAACAGATCAAGGGCTACGACGACTATTTGATCCGCTTCATGCCGACAAAAGATGACAAGGCAGGGTCAATCACAATTCCGACCGAAGTTGAAGAGGGTACGAGCGTCTGGATGAGCCGACGCGACCACCAAAAAATATCGGCCGGCGTCGAACGCATTGGCGAAGAAATCAAGTCAACATTAGGTAATAACGCGCCGAAGATGGTGTTTCAGTTCGACTGCATAGGACGCGGGAAAGCCGTGTTCCGCGACCAGCAAAAAAGCCAAATGCTGGAAACGCTTCAGCAAAAAATTGGGCCCACCGTGCCATGGATAGGTCTGTACACGTATGGAGAGATCGGTCCGATAGGAGGGCATGACTATTTCCACAACTATACCGCCGTAGTGCTAGCAGTATACTGA
- a CDS encoding adenylate/guanylate cyclase domain-containing protein produces the protein MSSEHVERRLAAILAADVAGSCRLIGIDEEGTLAQLKALRKTLFDPRINDHRGRIVKNTGDGALVEFGSVVDAVRCAVQIQRGMVEQNIGVPQVKRLEFRIGIHVGDIVIDENDIFGDGVNIAVRLEGIAEPGGVCVSDDAYRQVRGKVEIACDDMGPQPLKNIAEPMRAWRVRLTGQTPSAVPSGSAVSQPLALPLPDKPSIAVLPFQNMSGDPEQEYFADGMVEEITTALSRIRWLFVVARNSSFTYKWKAFDIKQAGRELGVRYVLEGGIRKANNRIRITGQLIDAVTGAHIWADRFEGKIENVFDLQDRITISVVGAISPKLEQAKIERSRRKPTENLQAYDYYLQGLSYLYKYSKDANEQGLKLFLKAVELAPDFASPLAQLAHCYVQQKVNGWSADRISDALQACLFARKAIDQAKDDPIVLAISGFALAYAGGYLEEGAAYLEKATDLDPNLAEGWYWRGFTQVYLGEAGANEHFHQAIRLSPLDPRISIAFNGLAYSHSFAGNYDEASMWAEKAKRERPNYLTSHRIAMACLALSGKIDAAREACSKVMEMDPAQRISEIRLKQPFRRDADVAKLAEAFRLAGMPE, from the coding sequence TTGAGCAGCGAGCACGTAGAGCGGCGACTGGCGGCAATTCTCGCGGCGGATGTCGCGGGCTCTTGCCGCTTGATAGGGATCGACGAAGAAGGCACGCTGGCGCAACTGAAAGCTCTTAGAAAGACGCTTTTTGATCCCAGAATAAATGATCATCGCGGGCGCATCGTCAAGAATACCGGGGACGGCGCTCTCGTCGAGTTCGGCAGCGTCGTCGATGCCGTACGCTGCGCCGTCCAAATTCAACGCGGCATGGTCGAACAAAATATCGGTGTACCGCAGGTCAAGCGGCTCGAATTTCGTATCGGCATTCACGTCGGCGACATCGTCATCGATGAAAATGATATCTTTGGAGACGGCGTCAATATCGCAGTGCGGTTGGAGGGAATTGCGGAGCCGGGGGGCGTCTGTGTCTCCGATGATGCCTACCGGCAGGTCCGGGGCAAGGTCGAGATTGCCTGTGATGATATGGGACCGCAGCCCCTCAAGAATATTGCTGAGCCTATGCGGGCGTGGCGGGTTCGGCTGACCGGTCAAACCCCTTCCGCAGTACCATCAGGTTCGGCCGTGAGCCAACCTCTGGCGCTCCCGCTACCCGACAAACCTTCGATCGCCGTACTGCCGTTCCAGAACATGAGCGGTGATCCCGAACAGGAATATTTCGCAGACGGCATGGTTGAGGAGATTACTACGGCCCTTTCTCGTATCCGCTGGCTTTTCGTGGTCGCCCGAAATTCGAGTTTCACCTACAAGTGGAAGGCTTTCGATATAAAACAAGCTGGACGAGAGCTTGGAGTTCGCTATGTGCTTGAAGGAGGTATTCGAAAGGCGAACAACCGTATTCGAATAACAGGTCAATTGATCGATGCGGTAACCGGCGCTCACATTTGGGCAGATCGATTTGAGGGTAAAATTGAGAACGTGTTCGATCTACAGGATCGGATTACGATAAGCGTTGTCGGAGCGATCTCGCCAAAACTAGAGCAGGCAAAAATAGAACGATCTCGTCGAAAGCCCACCGAGAACCTTCAGGCATACGATTACTATCTGCAAGGATTATCTTACCTCTATAAATATTCGAAGGATGCGAATGAGCAAGGCCTCAAGTTGTTTCTTAAGGCCGTCGAGCTCGCTCCTGATTTTGCCTCGCCCCTCGCACAATTGGCCCATTGCTATGTGCAGCAAAAGGTCAACGGATGGAGCGCCGATCGCATATCTGACGCCTTACAAGCTTGTCTCTTCGCGAGGAAAGCAATTGACCAAGCCAAAGATGATCCCATTGTGCTCGCAATTTCTGGCTTCGCCCTGGCGTACGCGGGAGGCTATCTAGAAGAGGGAGCCGCATACTTAGAGAAGGCCACTGATCTCGACCCCAACTTGGCGGAAGGTTGGTATTGGCGAGGATTTACACAGGTTTATCTAGGCGAGGCAGGAGCCAACGAACACTTCCATCAAGCAATTCGCCTCAGCCCATTAGACCCGAGAATTTCAATTGCATTTAATGGACTGGCTTACAGCCATTCTTTTGCTGGGAACTATGACGAGGCGTCGATGTGGGCAGAAAAAGCAAAGAGGGAAAGGCCAAATTATTTGACAAGTCACAGGATTGCGATGGCTTGTCTAGCTTTGTCCGGAAAGATTGATGCAGCAAGAGAGGCTTGTTCAAAGGTAATGGAAATGGATCCGGCGCAGCGAATTTCAGAAATTCGATTGAAACAGCCATTTCGGCGAGATGCCGACGTGGCAAAACTGGCTGAAGCGTTTCGACTTGCCGGAATGCCAGAATGA
- a CDS encoding Bug family tripartite tricarboxylate transporter substrate binding protein: protein MKLPRRQFLYLIAGTAVFPTISRIARAQAYPSRPIRLVIPFPPGGAFDAVGRPWADKVKPLLATVVVENMGGGGSSIGAAAVARARPDGYTILLGGTQTHVNEALLKSRPLYDPVKDLDPIAGVAANVLCIAVHHAVPVQTLNELIAYAKANPGKLSYGHSGVGSIQHLTGELFKSLTGTPEIVQVPYRGTGPVITDLVGGQIPMGTPGVTGQVIELHRSGKMRVLAVTSPTRLVAAPELPTAAELGFPGMTVRGSIGLLAPAGTPVGIIEQVAQATRTAIAEPAYQQLLIDAGIEPTLDSNPEKFRRSLAADVALWAPIVKALGLKLD from the coding sequence ATGAAACTTCCCCGTAGACAATTTCTGTACCTGATCGCGGGCACTGCCGTGTTTCCGACCATCTCGCGCATCGCGAGGGCGCAAGCTTATCCGTCGCGGCCGATTCGGCTCGTTATCCCTTTTCCACCGGGTGGTGCATTCGACGCTGTCGGTCGCCCGTGGGCGGATAAGGTGAAGCCCCTGCTCGCTACGGTGGTGGTTGAAAACATGGGTGGCGGCGGCAGCTCGATAGGCGCTGCCGCCGTCGCACGCGCCCGGCCTGACGGCTACACGATCCTGCTCGGCGGGACGCAGACGCACGTCAACGAGGCTCTGCTCAAGAGCCGGCCACTCTATGACCCGGTCAAAGATCTAGATCCCATTGCGGGCGTGGCCGCCAACGTTCTCTGCATCGCCGTGCATCACGCGGTGCCGGTTCAGACCCTGAACGAACTCATCGCATATGCGAAAGCCAATCCTGGCAAGCTGTCCTACGGGCACTCCGGTGTCGGCTCGATCCAGCACCTGACCGGTGAGCTATTCAAATCCCTCACGGGAACGCCTGAGATCGTGCAGGTGCCGTATCGGGGCACTGGCCCGGTGATCACAGACCTCGTCGGCGGACAAATTCCGATGGGTACGCCAGGCGTAACCGGGCAGGTGATCGAACTCCATCGGTCCGGTAAGATGCGCGTTCTTGCTGTGACGAGTCCCACGCGCCTCGTCGCTGCGCCTGAACTTCCGACGGCGGCCGAACTTGGCTTCCCCGGCATGACCGTTAGAGGCTCAATCGGACTGCTCGCACCGGCCGGAACCCCAGTTGGGATCATTGAACAAGTTGCGCAGGCAACGCGCACCGCGATCGCCGAACCGGCCTACCAGCAGCTGTTGATCGACGCAGGTATCGAACCCACTCTCGATTCAAACCCCGAAAAATTCCGGCGGTCCCTCGCTGCGGATGTTGCTCTCTGGGCACCGATCGTCAAAGCGCTCGGGCTGAAGCTCGACTAA